In Solidesulfovibrio sp., a single genomic region encodes these proteins:
- a CDS encoding acetate--CoA ligase family protein → MSLKDNIQALFAPQTVAVIGASAAPGKVGHTVVHNMLEAGYAGTLIPVNPKADEILGLPVTKRIEDLPEGLDLAVIVVPVGAVVPSMEALAARKVRAVIIITAGFKEVGKEGYVLEQKLIALCNAHDIAMVGPNCLGLISTQDHNNASFAAGYPTEGSIAFFSQSGALCTAILDWALGENVGFSKFISLGNKAVINEANMLEYLRTDPNTKVILGYIENVEHGADFIEQAATVTREKPVIMIKSGTTTAGAKAASSHTGAIAGSDAAYTAAFRKTGVIRADNMATLFDLAQAFSTQPLPEGPGLCVVTNSGGPGILAADATEKSPLISMARLSNTTIARLKEFLPPYASLYNPIDLIGDAPAERYRKTLEVVVDDPQVHSILVLLTPTASAEIMETAQAIIDVSKTTKKPIFANYMGGLRTRPGQQLLNDAGIPCSIYPEPLIASVETMYKYSLWRQTPPQEYPEIRRNRQKAGLVINEARAKGATEVVEFQAQEVLRAYDLPTPNTVLARSSDEAVAGAEKIGYPVVLKIASPQISHKSDVGGVKVNLPDAEAVRNAFFDITARAQRLRPEAYIAGCLVQAMAPKGCKEIIIGFKRDDQFGPLLMFGLGGIYVEILKDIAFRLAPLGRDDAKAIIREIKSYMLLKGVRGEPPINFRAIEDILLTMSALSLDFPEIQEAEFNPVLVNAEKAVVADVRITLSV, encoded by the coding sequence ATGAGTTTGAAAGACAACATCCAGGCGCTTTTCGCGCCGCAAACCGTAGCCGTGATCGGCGCTTCGGCGGCGCCCGGCAAGGTCGGCCATACGGTTGTGCACAACATGCTGGAGGCCGGCTATGCGGGGACGCTTATTCCCGTGAACCCCAAGGCCGACGAGATTCTTGGCCTGCCCGTGACCAAGCGCATCGAGGACCTGCCCGAGGGCCTGGACCTGGCCGTCATCGTGGTGCCGGTCGGCGCGGTGGTGCCCTCCATGGAGGCCCTGGCCGCCCGCAAGGTCCGCGCGGTCATCATCATCACGGCCGGGTTCAAGGAAGTGGGCAAGGAAGGCTACGTCCTCGAACAAAAGCTCATCGCGCTGTGCAACGCCCACGACATCGCCATGGTCGGGCCGAACTGCCTGGGGCTTATCAGCACCCAGGACCACAACAACGCCTCCTTCGCCGCCGGCTACCCCACGGAAGGCTCCATCGCCTTTTTTTCCCAGTCCGGAGCCCTCTGCACCGCCATCCTCGACTGGGCCCTCGGCGAAAACGTCGGCTTTTCCAAGTTCATCTCGCTTGGCAACAAGGCCGTCATCAACGAAGCCAACATGCTCGAGTACCTGCGCACCGACCCCAACACCAAAGTCATTCTCGGCTACATCGAAAACGTGGAGCACGGCGCGGATTTCATCGAGCAGGCCGCCACGGTGACCCGCGAAAAGCCGGTCATCATGATCAAGTCCGGCACGACCACGGCCGGCGCCAAGGCCGCCTCGTCCCACACCGGCGCCATTGCCGGCTCGGACGCCGCCTACACCGCCGCCTTCCGCAAGACCGGCGTCATCCGGGCCGACAACATGGCCACGCTTTTCGACCTGGCCCAGGCCTTTTCCACCCAGCCCCTGCCCGAGGGGCCCGGGCTGTGCGTGGTCACCAACTCCGGCGGCCCCGGCATCCTGGCCGCCGACGCCACGGAAAAGTCCCCGCTTATCAGCATGGCCCGCCTGTCCAACACCACCATCGCCCGGCTCAAGGAATTCCTGCCGCCCTACGCGTCGCTGTATAACCCGATCGACCTGATCGGCGACGCCCCGGCCGAGCGCTACCGCAAGACCCTGGAAGTGGTGGTCGACGACCCCCAGGTCCACTCCATCCTGGTCCTGTTGACGCCCACCGCCTCGGCCGAGATCATGGAGACGGCGCAGGCCATCATCGACGTCTCCAAGACCACCAAAAAACCGATCTTCGCTAACTATATGGGCGGGCTGCGCACCAGACCCGGCCAGCAGCTCCTCAACGACGCCGGCATCCCCTGCTCCATCTACCCCGAGCCGCTCATTGCCAGCGTCGAGACCATGTACAAGTACTCCCTCTGGCGCCAGACCCCGCCCCAGGAGTACCCGGAGATCCGCCGCAACCGCCAGAAGGCCGGCCTGGTCATCAACGAGGCCCGGGCCAAGGGCGCCACCGAAGTGGTCGAGTTCCAGGCCCAGGAGGTCCTTCGCGCCTACGACTTGCCGACCCCGAACACCGTCCTGGCCCGTTCCTCGGACGAGGCCGTGGCCGGGGCCGAGAAGATCGGCTACCCGGTGGTGCTGAAAATCGCCTCGCCGCAGATCTCGCACAAGTCCGACGTCGGCGGGGTCAAGGTGAACCTTCCCGACGCCGAGGCCGTGCGCAACGCCTTCTTCGACATCACGGCCCGGGCCCAGCGCCTGCGCCCCGAAGCCTACATCGCCGGCTGCCTGGTCCAGGCGATGGCGCCCAAGGGCTGCAAGGAAATCATCATCGGATTCAAGCGCGACGACCAATTCGGACCGCTTCTGATGTTCGGCCTCGGCGGTATCTACGTGGAGATCTTAAAAGACATCGCCTTCCGCCTGGCCCCCCTCGGCCGGGACGACGCCAAGGCCATCATCCGCGAGATCAAGTCCTACATGCTCCTTAAGGGCGTGCGCGGCGAGCCGCCGATCAACTTCCGGGCCATCGAGGACATCCTGCTCACCATGTCCGCGCTCTCCCTGGACTTCCCGGAGATCCAGGAGGCCGAGTTCAATCCGGTGCTGGTCAACGCCGAAAAGGCCGTGGTCGCCGACGTGCGCATCACCCTTTCCGTCTAA
- a CDS encoding methyl-accepting chemotaxis protein — protein MFQRLHRLRIAQRLFLNLLLFLSAMILIGGMALRGFSIQNRFLENITRQRLVLLQFATKLLGDVATVQANIYKVLSLSSLDLGSDQISLLSRQQVATLDRLEKEVQARLADPELREEERKILQQAAEALALYAKGALGVLDMAAADVATAAIYMTNADSKYGALSDVLGNLLALENDLKNRVEAEAHAQAAMLLKLFLIVIGLAALATALVSWLIARSIARPVTRIATFALAVSGGDLKARAEGRFGGEMAGMREAIENMVEALEHKMLLAQAKEEEARDAAATTDNALAAAREQEAQVKALLGKISGLAASTESIAEQVSSAAEELASQVEESSRGAEYQKQRVSETATAIEQMNATVTDIAKNGSDAVGLADQTRSRAKEGADILDKALTAIQRVQDQATALRENMTALGRQAIDIGRIINVISDIADQTNLLALNAAIEAARAGDAGRGFAVVADEVRKLAEKTMAATQEVGEAITSIQQSASNNLAATEEATREVEASTRLAGQSGQAMTTIVGIAEQTADQIRSIATATEEQMASTAEIRRTIEDINRVSVETATAMGESARAIVDLTSQTQNLHALIRALQA, from the coding sequence ATGTTCCAGCGATTGCACCGCCTGCGGATAGCCCAGAGGCTCTTTTTGAACCTCCTGCTCTTCCTGTCCGCCATGATTCTGATCGGGGGGATGGCCCTGCGCGGGTTCTCCATCCAAAACCGCTTCCTGGAGAACATCACCCGGCAGCGTCTGGTGCTGCTCCAGTTCGCCACGAAACTCCTGGGGGATGTCGCAACGGTCCAGGCCAACATCTACAAGGTTCTCAGCCTGTCCAGCCTGGACCTGGGCTCGGACCAGATCAGCCTGCTAAGCCGCCAGCAGGTCGCCACCCTGGACCGGCTCGAAAAGGAGGTCCAGGCCCGCCTCGCCGACCCCGAACTGCGCGAGGAGGAACGGAAGATCCTGCAGCAAGCGGCCGAGGCCCTGGCCCTCTACGCCAAAGGGGCCCTCGGCGTCCTGGACATGGCCGCCGCGGACGTGGCGACCGCGGCCATCTACATGACCAACGCCGATTCCAAGTACGGAGCGCTTTCCGATGTGCTGGGCAACCTGCTCGCCTTGGAAAACGACCTCAAAAACCGCGTCGAGGCCGAAGCCCACGCCCAGGCCGCGATGCTGCTCAAGCTCTTCCTGATCGTGATCGGACTGGCCGCCCTGGCCACGGCGCTGGTGTCCTGGCTCATCGCCCGGTCCATCGCCCGTCCCGTGACCCGCATCGCGACCTTCGCCCTGGCCGTGAGCGGCGGTGACCTCAAGGCCAGGGCCGAGGGCCGTTTCGGTGGAGAGATGGCCGGCATGCGGGAAGCCATCGAAAACATGGTCGAGGCCCTGGAGCACAAAATGCTCCTGGCCCAGGCCAAGGAAGAAGAGGCCAGAGACGCCGCGGCCACGACCGACAACGCCCTGGCCGCGGCCCGGGAACAGGAGGCCCAGGTCAAGGCCCTCCTGGGCAAGATAAGCGGCCTTGCCGCCAGCACGGAAAGCATTGCCGAGCAGGTCTCCTCGGCCGCCGAAGAGCTGGCCTCCCAGGTGGAGGAGTCGAGCAGGGGCGCGGAATACCAGAAACAGCGGGTGTCCGAGACGGCCACGGCCATCGAGCAGATGAACGCGACCGTCACCGACATCGCCAAAAACGGCAGCGACGCCGTGGGCCTGGCCGACCAGACCCGCTCCCGGGCCAAGGAAGGCGCGGACATCCTGGACAAGGCGCTGACCGCCATCCAGCGCGTGCAGGACCAGGCCACGGCCCTGCGGGAGAACATGACCGCCCTGGGCCGGCAGGCCATCGACATCGGCCGGATCATCAATGTCATTTCCGACATTGCCGACCAGACCAACCTGCTCGCCTTAAACGCCGCCATTGAGGCGGCCCGGGCCGGCGACGCCGGCCGGGGGTTCGCGGTGGTGGCCGACGAGGTCCGAAAACTCGCGGAAAAGACCATGGCCGCGACCCAGGAAGTCGGCGAGGCCATCACCAGCATCCAGCAAAGCGCCAGCAACAACCTGGCGGCAACCGAGGAGGCCACCAGGGAGGTGGAGGCCAGCACCCGCCTGGCCGGCCAGTCGGGCCAGGCCATGACCACCATCGTCGGCATCGCCGAGCAGACGGCGGACCAGATCCGTTCCATCGCCACGGCCACGGAAGAACAGATGGCCTCCACGGCCGAGATCCGCCGCACCATCGAGGACATCAACCGCGTCTCCGTGGAGACGGCCACGGCCATGGGCGAATCGGCGCGGGCCATCGTCGACCTGACGTCCCAAACCCAGAACCTGCACGCGCTCATCCGCGCGCTGCAGGCCTGA
- a CDS encoding MFS transporter, giving the protein MAAYVISYFHRAAPAVVGPELIRDMSLTPASLGMIGSGYFWAYGAAVLPAGILADTMGSRKAMSAFVFVSAVGSIIFGLAQSVEMLTIGRLLVGFGCGFVYIPAMRIMSDWYKPDELGTYSGIIVAAGNVGAMISAAPLVLLMNSIGWRNSFHAVGAITILAAVLAYVIVRDKPSELGFPTTRELMGLPPADPGPKVRMGQALKIVFSSGRFYLLSILMFFFYGTLMGIGSLWAGPYLQNAFGLSKQAASNIIMMFPLGMAFGCPLSGYLSDKVLKSRKKILVYGVLLHALSYIPLILFIGDMSPTSLYFVFFFYGLTGGTFVNCFVCVKEAFDIRLAGTAMGALNVFVFAGSAVIQNIIGFILGMYPVVSPGVYSIDAYRVMLLFCLAGLILGGIVFLFYKEGRKAA; this is encoded by the coding sequence GTGGCTGCGTATGTCATTTCCTATTTCCACCGTGCCGCCCCGGCCGTGGTCGGGCCCGAGCTCATTCGCGACATGTCGCTGACTCCGGCCTCCCTCGGCATGATCGGGTCGGGCTATTTCTGGGCCTACGGCGCGGCGGTGCTGCCGGCCGGCATCCTGGCCGACACCATGGGCTCCCGCAAGGCCATGTCGGCCTTCGTCTTCGTGTCCGCCGTGGGCTCCATCATCTTCGGCCTGGCCCAGAGCGTGGAAATGCTCACCATCGGCAGGCTCCTGGTCGGGTTCGGCTGCGGGTTCGTCTACATCCCGGCCATGCGCATCATGTCCGACTGGTACAAGCCGGACGAGCTGGGAACCTATTCCGGCATCATTGTCGCGGCCGGCAATGTCGGCGCCATGATTTCGGCGGCGCCGCTCGTCTTGCTGATGAACTCCATCGGCTGGCGCAACTCGTTTCATGCCGTCGGCGCCATCACGATTTTGGCGGCGGTCCTGGCCTATGTGATCGTGCGCGACAAGCCCAGCGAACTGGGCTTCCCCACGACCCGGGAACTGATGGGCCTGCCTCCGGCGGATCCGGGTCCCAAGGTCCGGATGGGACAGGCGCTCAAGATCGTGTTCTCTTCGGGCAGGTTCTACCTTCTGAGCATATTGATGTTCTTTTTTTACGGAACGCTCATGGGCATCGGCTCCTTGTGGGCGGGGCCGTATCTGCAAAACGCCTTCGGGTTGTCCAAGCAGGCGGCCAGCAACATCATCATGATGTTTCCCCTCGGCATGGCCTTCGGCTGCCCGCTCTCCGGCTATCTGTCGGACAAGGTGCTGAAGTCGCGAAAGAAAATCCTCGTCTACGGCGTGCTCCTCCATGCCCTGTCCTACATTCCGTTGATCCTTTTCATCGGAGACATGTCGCCGACCAGCCTCTATTTCGTCTTCTTCTTCTATGGCCTCACCGGCGGCACGTTCGTCAACTGCTTCGTGTGCGTCAAGGAAGCCTTCGACATCCGCCTCGCCGGAACCGCCATGGGCGCCCTGAACGTGTTCGTTTTTGCCGGAAGCGCCGTCATCCAGAACATCATAGGCTTCATCCTGGGCATGTATCCGGTGGTGAGCCCCGGGGTCTACTCCATCGACGCCTACCGCGTGATGCTGCTGTTCTGTCTGGCGGGATTGATTTTGGGCGGCATTGTCTTCCTTTTCTACAAGGAAGGCCGGAAGGCCGCCTAG
- the nifJ gene encoding pyruvate:ferredoxin (flavodoxin) oxidoreductase → MAKKMKSMDGNTATTHIAYALSDTAAIYPITPSSTMGEIADEWAAKGLKNIFGQTLTIREMQSEAGAAGAVHGSLQAGALTTTFTASQGLLLMLPNMFKIAGEQLPGVFHVSARAIATHALSIFGDHSDVMAARSTGFAMLASASVQECMDLALVTHLASIEGSLPFVHFFDGFRTSHEIQKIETIAYEDIDTLVNHGKIAEFRARAMNPEHPNLRGTAQNPDIFFQGRERANPRYQALPGIVAAMMGKVGALTGRPYKLFDYVGAPDADRVIVSMGSSCETIEEVVNYLNGKGEKVGLVKVRLFRPVAPDYLFKVMPASAEVVTVLDRCKEPGSLGDPLYEDVCAAFIERGGAIPKLMSGRYGLGSKEFRPGMAKAVFDNMAAASPKRHFVVGIDDDVSGTSLPMGGPLPTVPEGTVQCKFWGFGSDGTVGANKSAIKIIGDNTDLYAQGYFAYDSKKSGGITVSHLRFGKKPIQSTYLVDAADYVACHKPSYVHTYDILEGIKEGGTVVLNSPWGTAEELEKNLPGQMLRTIADKKLKVYNIDAVAIGAKVGLGARINMIMQTAFFKLAGVLPIDEAISLLKDSIRKTYGNKGEKIVKMNVDAVDMAMEGLVAIQVPASWTGAAEAVTEQPNEPEYFSKVIRPILAQKGDAMPVSAFAADGSFPAATARYEKRGVAINIPHWIKENCIQCNQCSLVCPHATIRPFLADAAEMANAPDTYETVPATGKELTGMAYRMQVFPMDCMGCGSCAEVCPAKRKALVMKPLEEEGTVQAGNYDFALGLTNKAALVKRENLKGSQFHQPLLEFSGACAGCGETPYVKLLTQLFGERMLVANATGCSSIWGGSAPTSPYAVNADGFGPAWNNSLFEDAAEFGFGYNMALRQRRDKLADKVAFALEGPLSDALRAALAGWLTGKDDAAASRQYGDQMKSLLDTNVPAQAAIAADADIFTKKSVWIFGGDGWAYDIGFGGLDHVIALGEDVNILVMDTEVYSNTGGQASKATPLGAIAKFAAAGKVTGKKDLAGMAMTYGYVYVASVAMGADKNQALKALIEAEAYPGPSLVIAYAPCINQGIRKGMGKSMEEAKLAVETGYWPLFRFNPRLKAEGKNPLAIDSKPATGDLGAFLSGEVRYAALEKMAPDMSRKYRAELAAAYTERFRHLQYMAAMPGSVA, encoded by the coding sequence ATGGCCAAGAAGATGAAAAGCATGGACGGCAATACCGCCACCACGCACATCGCCTACGCGTTAAGCGATACGGCGGCGATCTACCCCATCACGCCGTCGTCCACCATGGGCGAGATCGCGGACGAATGGGCGGCCAAGGGACTCAAAAACATCTTCGGCCAGACCCTGACCATCCGCGAGATGCAGTCCGAGGCCGGCGCGGCCGGCGCGGTCCACGGCTCCTTGCAGGCGGGTGCCCTGACCACCACCTTCACCGCCTCCCAGGGCCTTTTGCTGATGCTGCCCAACATGTTCAAGATCGCCGGCGAGCAGCTCCCCGGCGTCTTCCACGTGTCCGCCCGGGCTATCGCCACCCACGCCCTGTCGATCTTCGGCGACCACTCCGATGTCATGGCCGCCCGGTCCACGGGCTTCGCCATGCTGGCCTCGGCCTCGGTCCAGGAGTGCATGGACCTGGCCCTGGTGACCCACCTGGCGTCCATCGAGGGCAGCCTCCCCTTTGTCCACTTCTTTGACGGCTTCCGCACCTCCCACGAAATCCAGAAGATCGAGACCATCGCCTACGAGGACATCGACACCCTGGTCAACCACGGGAAGATCGCGGAGTTTCGCGCCCGGGCCATGAACCCCGAGCACCCGAACCTGCGCGGCACGGCCCAGAACCCGGATATCTTCTTCCAGGGCCGCGAGCGTGCCAACCCCCGCTACCAGGCTCTGCCCGGCATCGTGGCCGCCATGATGGGCAAGGTCGGGGCGCTGACCGGCCGGCCCTACAAGCTCTTCGACTACGTGGGCGCGCCCGACGCCGACCGCGTCATCGTGTCCATGGGCTCCTCGTGCGAGACCATCGAGGAAGTGGTCAACTACTTAAACGGCAAGGGCGAAAAGGTCGGCCTGGTCAAGGTCCGGCTCTTCCGGCCCGTTGCTCCGGACTACCTGTTCAAGGTCATGCCGGCCTCGGCCGAGGTCGTCACCGTCCTCGACCGGTGCAAGGAGCCGGGCAGCCTCGGCGATCCGCTCTACGAGGACGTCTGCGCGGCGTTTATCGAGCGCGGCGGCGCCATTCCCAAGCTCATGAGCGGCCGCTACGGCCTGGGCTCCAAGGAATTCCGCCCCGGCATGGCCAAGGCCGTCTTCGACAACATGGCCGCGGCCAGCCCCAAGCGCCACTTCGTGGTCGGCATCGACGACGACGTCTCCGGCACCTCCCTGCCCATGGGCGGCCCCCTGCCCACGGTCCCGGAAGGCACGGTGCAGTGCAAGTTCTGGGGCTTCGGCTCCGACGGCACGGTCGGCGCCAACAAGTCGGCCATCAAGATCATCGGCGACAACACCGACCTCTACGCCCAGGGCTACTTCGCCTACGACTCCAAGAAGTCCGGCGGCATCACCGTCTCCCACCTGCGCTTCGGCAAAAAGCCCATCCAGTCCACCTACCTGGTCGACGCGGCCGACTACGTCGCCTGCCACAAGCCGAGCTACGTCCACACCTACGACATCCTGGAAGGGATCAAGGAAGGCGGCACCGTTGTGCTGAACTCCCCGTGGGGAACGGCTGAGGAGTTGGAGAAGAACCTGCCCGGCCAGATGCTGCGGACCATCGCGGACAAAAAGCTCAAGGTCTACAACATCGACGCCGTGGCCATCGGCGCCAAGGTCGGCCTCGGCGCCCGCATCAACATGATCATGCAGACGGCCTTTTTCAAGCTGGCCGGCGTGCTGCCCATCGACGAGGCCATCAGCCTGCTCAAGGACTCCATCAGGAAAACCTACGGCAACAAGGGCGAGAAGATCGTCAAGATGAACGTCGACGCCGTGGACATGGCCATGGAGGGCCTGGTCGCGATCCAGGTTCCGGCCTCCTGGACCGGCGCGGCCGAGGCCGTGACCGAGCAGCCCAACGAGCCCGAGTACTTCAGCAAGGTCATCCGGCCCATCCTGGCCCAGAAAGGCGACGCGATGCCGGTGTCGGCCTTTGCCGCGGACGGCTCCTTCCCCGCGGCCACCGCCCGGTACGAGAAGCGCGGCGTGGCCATCAACATCCCGCACTGGATCAAGGAGAACTGCATCCAGTGCAACCAGTGCTCGCTGGTGTGCCCCCATGCCACCATCCGCCCCTTCCTGGCCGACGCAGCCGAGATGGCGAACGCTCCCGACACCTACGAAACCGTGCCGGCCACGGGCAAGGAGCTCACGGGGATGGCCTACCGCATGCAGGTCTTCCCCATGGACTGCATGGGCTGCGGCTCCTGCGCCGAGGTCTGCCCGGCCAAGCGGAAGGCGCTGGTCATGAAACCCCTGGAAGAAGAGGGCACGGTCCAGGCGGGCAACTACGACTTCGCCCTGGGCCTGACCAACAAGGCCGCCCTGGTCAAGCGCGAGAACCTCAAGGGCAGCCAGTTCCACCAGCCGCTGCTGGAGTTCTCGGGCGCCTGCGCCGGTTGCGGCGAGACCCCGTACGTCAAGCTTTTAACCCAGCTGTTCGGCGAGCGGATGCTGGTGGCCAACGCCACGGGTTGCTCCTCGATCTGGGGCGGCTCGGCGCCGACCTCGCCCTACGCCGTCAACGCCGACGGCTTCGGCCCGGCCTGGAACAATTCGCTCTTCGAGGACGCGGCCGAGTTCGGCTTCGGCTACAACATGGCCCTGCGGCAGCGCCGCGACAAGCTGGCCGACAAGGTGGCTTTTGCCCTGGAAGGCCCGCTTTCCGACGCACTGCGCGCCGCCCTGGCCGGCTGGCTGACGGGCAAGGACGACGCCGCCGCTTCCCGTCAGTACGGCGACCAGATGAAATCCCTGCTGGATACGAACGTGCCCGCCCAGGCCGCCATCGCCGCCGACGCCGACATCTTCACCAAGAAGTCGGTCTGGATCTTCGGCGGCGACGGCTGGGCCTACGACATCGGCTTCGGCGGCCTCGACCACGTCATCGCCTTGGGCGAGGACGTCAACATCCTGGTCATGGACACCGAAGTCTACTCCAACACCGGCGGCCAGGCCTCCAAGGCCACGCCGCTGGGCGCCATCGCCAAGTTCGCCGCCGCCGGCAAGGTCACGGGCAAAAAAGACCTGGCCGGCATGGCCATGACCTACGGCTACGTCTACGTGGCGAGCGTCGCCATGGGCGCGGACAAAAACCAGGCATTGAAAGCCCTGATCGAGGCCGAAGCCTACCCCGGGCCGTCCCTGGTCATCGCCTACGCCCCCTGCATCAACCAGGGCATCCGCAAGGGCATGGGCAAGTCCATGGAAGAGGCGAAACTCGCCGTGGAAACCGGCTACTGGCCGCTTTTCCGCTTCAACCCGCGGCTCAAGGCCGAAGGCAAAAACCCCCTGGCCATCGACTCCAAGCCGGCCACCGGCGACCTCGGCGCCTTCCTGTCCGGCGAGGTCCGCTACGCGGCCCTGGAAAAGATGGCTCCGGACATGTCCCGGAAATACCGCGCCGAACTGGCCGCCGCCTATACGGAGCGCTTCCGTCATCTCCAGTACATGGCCGCCATGCCAGGTTCCGTGGCTTAA
- a CDS encoding DRTGG domain-containing protein, whose protein sequence is MIALYIGSTQGFSGKNLVTLALGQQFQREGQRIGYMKPVGAVPHKVENQIGDEDAHFMQQALGLSETPSLVTPVVITQDFRMRAFLEDCANLLPGIVDSYTKLSADKDIMLVGGSGSFLYSGKYCGVDGIAVAQALGSKVLLVDRYLQDYNYDYLATAKEALGDDLAGVILNDVPEHFREEAETLITPFLKRRGVDVLGIIPHDPIMFAVRAGDLAHGLGGRLITSVGRVDNLVVNFLIGTMQVENFVTFFKRHKDVAILCGGDRADLQLVALEGGCAALILTGNLYPNDIILAKAEDKGVPVIVVRDDTFTVAKKMELMLTREKLRDRSRIEHGTKLVQQAVNMAALKKNLGL, encoded by the coding sequence ATGATCGCTTTGTATATCGGGTCCACGCAGGGATTTTCGGGCAAAAACCTCGTCACCCTGGCCCTGGGGCAGCAGTTCCAGCGCGAGGGGCAGCGCATCGGCTACATGAAGCCCGTGGGCGCCGTGCCCCACAAGGTCGAAAACCAGATCGGCGACGAGGACGCCCACTTCATGCAGCAGGCCCTGGGCCTGTCCGAAACCCCATCCCTGGTCACGCCCGTGGTCATCACCCAGGACTTCCGCATGCGGGCCTTCCTCGAGGACTGCGCCAACCTCCTGCCCGGCATCGTCGACAGCTATACGAAGCTGTCCGCCGACAAGGACATCATGCTGGTCGGCGGCTCGGGCAGCTTTCTCTACTCGGGCAAGTACTGCGGCGTGGACGGCATCGCCGTGGCCCAGGCCCTGGGGTCCAAGGTCCTGCTCGTGGACCGCTACCTCCAGGACTACAACTACGACTACCTGGCCACGGCCAAGGAGGCGCTCGGCGACGACCTGGCCGGCGTCATCTTAAACGACGTGCCCGAGCACTTCCGCGAGGAGGCCGAGACCCTCATCACGCCCTTTCTCAAGCGCCGGGGCGTGGACGTGCTCGGCATCATCCCCCACGACCCGATCATGTTCGCGGTGCGGGCCGGCGACCTGGCCCACGGCCTGGGCGGCCGGCTGATCACCTCGGTCGGCCGCGTGGACAACCTGGTGGTCAATTTCCTCATTGGCACCATGCAGGTGGAAAACTTCGTGACGTTTTTCAAGCGCCACAAGGACGTGGCCATCCTGTGCGGCGGCGACCGGGCCGACCTGCAGCTGGTGGCCCTGGAAGGCGGCTGCGCCGCGCTGATCCTCACCGGCAACCTCTATCCCAACGACATCATCCTGGCCAAGGCCGAGGACAAGGGCGTGCCGGTCATCGTGGTGCGCGACGACACCTTTACCGTGGCCAAGAAAATGGAACTGATGCTGACCCGCGAAAAGCTGCGCGACCGTTCGCGCATCGAGCACGGGACCAAGCTCGTACAGCAGGCCGTCAACATGGCCGCGCTGAAAAAGAATCTGGGGCTCTAA